From Jeotgalibaca dankookensis, one genomic window encodes:
- a CDS encoding flagellar FlbD family protein yields MIKLKTITGRDFYLNNNLIYRVDEKIDTIITLVDGKTIRVRESAEEVRQKIIEFQQEIMYPMKRKELE; encoded by the coding sequence ATGATTAAGTTAAAAACAATAACGGGTAGAGATTTTTATCTCAATAACAATCTGATTTACCGCGTTGATGAAAAAATCGATACCATCATCACGCTTGTAGATGGAAAAACCATTAGAGTAAGAGAATCAGCGGAGGAAGTCAGACAAAAAATTATTGAATTCCAACAAGAAATAATGTATCCGATGAAAAGGAAGGAATTAGAGTGA
- a CDS encoding motility protein A, which produces MKKSYTTVLALAFGFILIFWAISIDGSVTSFINVPSIAITVFGSFAAVVISFPFDKIKNAPIVLKNLVTKNDNNKQELVETIVSLSRLSRSQGLLALDAEIEGIENTFLAESMKMVVDGMDADNIREILETKIDNMEDRHYIGQEIFLKWGELAPGFGMLGTLIGLINLLGSLTDPSTIGGGMAVALLTTFYGSLLANLIFLPIAQNLKTRTEAEVNTNEMIMEGALAIQAGKNPRVIEQKLESYLEGGRLKEKPEATVASEEREYV; this is translated from the coding sequence GTGAAGAAAAGCTATACAACCGTTTTAGCTCTGGCATTTGGATTTATTTTAATATTTTGGGCCATTTCAATCGATGGTTCAGTAACATCTTTTATCAACGTTCCTTCTATTGCCATTACTGTCTTTGGGTCTTTTGCTGCTGTAGTCATCAGTTTTCCTTTTGACAAGATTAAAAATGCTCCAATCGTCCTTAAAAATTTGGTAACTAAAAATGATAACAATAAACAAGAACTGGTTGAAACAATCGTTAGCTTATCCCGACTTTCACGCAGCCAAGGTTTGTTAGCCTTAGATGCGGAAATAGAAGGAATTGAAAACACCTTTTTAGCGGAGAGTATGAAGATGGTTGTTGATGGTATGGACGCTGACAATATTCGAGAGATTCTGGAAACGAAAATTGATAATATGGAAGATCGGCATTATATAGGACAAGAAATATTTTTAAAATGGGGCGAACTGGCTCCAGGATTTGGGATGCTGGGAACCTTGATAGGCTTGATTAATTTATTAGGTTCTTTAACCGATCCTTCAACAATTGGGGGCGGGATGGCCGTTGCATTGCTAACGACTTTTTATGGGAGTTTGTTAGCTAATCTTATCTTTTTACCAATTGCCCAAAATCTAAAAACTCGTACCGAAGCAGAAGTGAATACGAATGAAATGATCATGGAAGGGGCACTAGCCATACAAGCGGGTAAAAACCCGCGTGTCATCGAACAAAAGCTAGAAAGCTATCTCGAAGGTGGGCGCTTGAAAGAGAAACCAGAAGCGACGGTGGCAAGCGAGGAAAGAGAATATGTCTAG
- a CDS encoding OmpA/MotB family protein encodes MSRKKRDKKQSDSGSASWMTTFSDLMSLLLTFFIVLFSMSSISNEKFMQAAQSLSQSLLNGGDGIMEGVLVPFEETVAPDVTTQPIETIDLAELNPQLVEMYGYVMRFIQNNKLEDQVSITADAKGIYVNINNSVLFGKESASVSREGRQVLKTVAELINQLGNEIIIEGHTDNIPTAYGQYPTNWELSVSRAVSVLRYLTEEEKVRANRLSAVGYGEQRPLVANDTPENRARNRRVNIVVVYGAEESNEE; translated from the coding sequence ATGTCTAGAAAAAAGCGGGATAAAAAACAGAGCGACTCAGGTTCTGCCTCTTGGATGACGACCTTTTCAGACTTGATGTCATTACTATTAACTTTTTTTATTGTTTTATTTTCGATGTCAAGTATTAGTAATGAAAAATTTATGCAAGCTGCGCAATCGCTATCTCAATCTTTACTGAATGGAGGAGACGGTATCATGGAGGGAGTTCTCGTCCCATTTGAAGAGACCGTAGCACCTGACGTAACGACTCAACCAATTGAAACCATTGATTTAGCAGAACTAAACCCGCAGCTTGTCGAAATGTATGGCTACGTCATGCGGTTTATTCAAAATAATAAACTTGAAGACCAAGTTTCAATTACCGCAGATGCAAAAGGTATTTATGTCAATATAAACAATTCAGTTCTGTTTGGAAAAGAAAGTGCTTCTGTTTCTCGAGAGGGACGACAAGTGTTAAAGACGGTTGCAGAATTAATTAATCAACTAGGAAATGAAATTATTATTGAAGGACACACAGATAATATTCCGACTGCCTATGGACAATACCCGACTAACTGGGAATTATCAGTAAGCCGAGCTGTATCTGTCTTGCGCTATTTAACCGAAGAAGAAAAAGTAAGGGCAAATCGGTTATCAGCAGTAGGATACGGGGAGCAACGACCTTTAGTTGCTAACGATACACCAGAAAATCGTGCTCGCAACCGACGTGTGAATATTGTCGTAGTATACGGAGCGGAGGAATCCAATGAAGAATAA
- a CDS encoding flagellar basal body-associated FliL family protein, with protein sequence MKNKVEKTNLPSLKKKIIAVIVAIFIIGGSAISFFIFSDQAKAFFESTQEEKKEQIMVPYSEFLINLKPSLTADKRFLRIELSFEVSSIDSEAVLVSQEAMIRDTIISLLRKQTSETIFSEVDGNLSIKQEIKDELNQILGETIVEHVYVTDMVMQ encoded by the coding sequence ATGAAGAATAAAGTAGAAAAAACAAATCTCCCCTCATTAAAAAAAAAAATAATAGCAGTAATAGTAGCTATTTTTATTATCGGAGGAAGCGCGATAAGTTTTTTCATTTTCTCTGATCAGGCAAAAGCTTTTTTTGAGTCAACACAAGAAGAAAAAAAAGAACAGATTATGGTGCCATACTCTGAATTTTTAATTAATTTAAAGCCTTCTTTAACTGCGGATAAACGTTTTTTAAGAATTGAACTATCTTTTGAAGTTTCTAGTATAGATAGTGAAGCGGTACTAGTAAGCCAAGAAGCCATGATTCGTGACACAATTATTTCCCTTTTACGCAAGCAAACTTCAGAAACTATTTTCAGTGAAGTAGACGGAAACTTGAGTATTAAACAAGAAATAAAGGATGAATTAAACCAAATACTTGGCGAGACAATTGTTGAACACGTGTATGTGACTGATATGGTGATGCAGTAA
- a CDS encoding flagellar biosynthetic protein FliO, with amino-acid sequence MGIEYVIKSIGALAVVILMANILLKKMNAVTTKGAKNMKILEKMPLSRTSSLYIIEVTGKHYLMSGTEQHNEILKELDEVQMANYLDNQTQQNEKTKVFLTETIVGKKNKWLEKRKQG; translated from the coding sequence ATGGGAATTGAATATGTAATAAAAAGTATAGGTGCGCTCGCAGTAGTTATTCTAATGGCAAACATCCTCTTAAAAAAGATGAACGCAGTAACGACTAAAGGTGCAAAAAATATGAAAATTTTAGAGAAAATGCCTTTAAGTCGCACATCATCCTTATATATTATTGAAGTAACGGGGAAGCATTACTTGATGAGTGGGACAGAACAACATAATGAAATTTTAAAAGAGCTGGATGAAGTCCAAATGGCTAATTATCTAGACAATCAGACCCAGCAAAACGAAAAAACAAAAGTATTCTTAACAGAAACAATAGTGGGTAAGAAAAACAAATGGTTAGAAAAGAGGAAACAAGGGTGA
- the fliP gene encoding flagellar type III secretion system pore protein FliP (The bacterial flagellar biogenesis protein FliP forms a type III secretion system (T3SS)-type pore required for flagellar assembly.) — MVRKEETRVKRTVQISSSGLFFSLIWQPQIKAAELETFFTEIPATPDTIKLYVLLGILSLIPAFLILTTSFTRIIMVLSFLRSSLGTQQNPPNPVLIGLAVFLTIFIMQPVYSVVYDEALEPLMQDEINLEEAYTRAEMPIKDFMLNQTRDKDLQLFLDLSKTETTIQETTDISLATVIPAFAISEIRTAFTIGFLLFIPFLIIDMVVSSILMSMGMFMLSPAMISLPFKLLLFVLVDGWYLVVESVVLGFQ; from the coding sequence ATGGTTAGAAAAGAGGAAACAAGGGTGAAAAGAACTGTACAGATTAGCAGCAGCGGGCTGTTTTTTTCATTAATTTGGCAGCCCCAAATAAAGGCGGCTGAACTTGAAACCTTTTTTACGGAAATACCAGCTACACCCGATACCATTAAGCTCTACGTCTTATTAGGAATACTCAGTCTTATTCCAGCCTTTTTAATCTTAACCACAAGTTTTACAAGAATTATTATGGTCCTTTCATTTTTAAGAAGTTCTCTAGGGACACAGCAAAACCCACCTAATCCAGTTTTAATCGGCTTAGCAGTTTTTTTAACGATTTTTATTATGCAGCCTGTCTATTCTGTCGTCTACGATGAAGCGTTAGAACCTTTGATGCAAGATGAAATCAATCTAGAAGAAGCTTACACACGAGCAGAAATGCCTATCAAAGATTTTATGCTCAATCAGACTCGCGATAAGGATTTGCAGTTGTTTTTAGACTTATCAAAGACAGAAACAACCATCCAGGAAACAACAGATATTTCACTTGCTACGGTTATTCCCGCCTTTGCGATTAGTGAAATCCGAACAGCCTTTACAATCGGTTTTTTACTATTTATACCCTTTTTAATTATCGATATGGTAGTTTCGAGTATTCTGATGTCAATGGGGATGTTTATGCTCTCACCAGCAATGATTTCACTACCGTTTAAGTTATTATTATTTGTCCTAGTAGATGGTTGGTATTTAGTTGTTGAGTCTGTTGTTTTAGGATTCCAATAG
- the fliQ gene encoding flagellar biosynthesis protein FliQ, protein MTIQASLDILREAFLTIITVAGPVLLIALVIGLVVSIIQAATQIQEQTLSFVPKVLAVVGSLIILGNFMLNNLIAFTEKIFEIISGL, encoded by the coding sequence ATGACCATACAAGCCAGTTTGGATATTTTACGTGAAGCTTTTTTGACCATTATAACAGTAGCAGGCCCGGTTTTACTCATTGCTTTAGTGATTGGATTGGTCGTGAGTATTATTCAAGCAGCGACACAAATTCAAGAACAAACTTTAAGTTTTGTACCAAAGGTTTTAGCTGTTGTGGGTTCATTGATTATATTAGGCAACTTCATGTTAAATAACTTGATTGCATTTACCGAAAAGATTTTCGAAATTATTTCAGGGTTGTAG
- a CDS encoding flagellar biosynthetic protein FliR — MMIQIQLFLLLLMRVGSFIMICPGFSLKGMPQLLKIALSFELTLPLYQMVSGLEVELSVSLFAWMALKEVFLGLAIGYVSLLFFSAVEMAGAFADVQAGFSMAQIFDPSIGLHASYLGRIYYWVSLTIYFIGDFHHLMLASLAYSFDVLPVFSTSIQLDVSGILTVFTSVFEIALNLAAPLIIVALLTEILLGILSRTVPQINVLILSMPLKVLVVVFFLLAFLPTLFRTISMVMPDMIRYTNEFIYSLGD, encoded by the coding sequence ATGATGATTCAAATCCAGCTGTTTCTATTGCTACTCATGCGGGTAGGTTCCTTTATTATGATTTGCCCAGGGTTTTCTTTAAAAGGTATGCCCCAACTATTAAAAATTGCTTTGTCTTTTGAGTTGACTTTACCGTTATATCAAATGGTTTCAGGGTTAGAAGTGGAACTAAGCGTCAGCTTATTCGCTTGGATGGCTCTCAAAGAGGTATTTTTAGGGTTGGCAATTGGATATGTCTCTTTATTATTTTTTTCTGCTGTTGAGATGGCAGGTGCTTTTGCCGATGTTCAAGCAGGTTTTTCAATGGCACAAATTTTTGATCCCTCGATTGGCTTGCATGCCTCCTATTTAGGGAGAATTTATTACTGGGTGTCACTCACTATTTACTTTATTGGAGACTTTCACCACTTAATGTTGGCGTCACTTGCCTATTCTTTTGATGTATTACCAGTATTTTCGACATCTATCCAGCTTGATGTATCAGGAATTTTAACTGTTTTTACCTCGGTGTTTGAAATTGCTTTAAATTTAGCGGCACCTTTAATTATTGTAGCGTTATTAACTGAAATTCTGCTTGGAATACTTTCCCGAACTGTTCCACAGATAAACGTTTTGATTTTAAGCATGCCATTAAAGGTTCTGGTCGTTGTGTTCTTTCTATTAGCTTTTTTACCAACGCTTTTTAGAACGATTAGTATGGTGATGCCGGATATGATTCGTTATACGAATGAATTTATATATTCTTTAGGGGACTGA
- the flhB gene encoding flagellar biosynthesis protein FlhB → MAERDGKTEKPTSKKLRDARKKGQIAKSQELSSGLSFAFFSLAGVSLVSVTLKQMVPFIKRMLTVNMNADHLANNVNQLGIQAIIYFFLLAGPFLALAFLIGIVANIIQVGFFLSSEPMKPQLKRLNPISGLKNIFSKKSLFQLLKNLAKLGLIFWVVQSSSNQVGYYALNAGTVGTEKIFFVILEIIKVVSKQLAITLIILGVADFAYQKYDHQKQLKMTKQEIKDEFKQMEGDPYIKSQRKQKHRQLTRRMLRDVEEATVVITNPTHLAVALRYDKGKDAVPTVVAKGADYMAALIRERATEHQVPIMEDKPVARSLFKSVEVGQSVPLDMYQAIAEILAIVYQMEAMKKNKV, encoded by the coding sequence GTGGCTGAACGTGATGGAAAAACTGAAAAACCGACTTCTAAAAAATTACGTGACGCCCGAAAAAAAGGTCAAATAGCCAAAAGTCAGGAATTAAGTTCTGGTTTAAGCTTTGCGTTTTTTTCTTTAGCAGGTGTGAGCCTCGTTAGTGTTACTTTGAAACAAATGGTGCCTTTTATAAAACGAATGCTAACAGTGAATATGAATGCGGATCACCTCGCCAATAACGTCAATCAACTAGGTATACAAGCAATTATTTATTTTTTCTTACTAGCGGGACCATTTTTAGCACTCGCTTTTTTAATTGGTATAGTTGCAAATATTATCCAAGTCGGATTCTTCTTATCGAGCGAACCGATGAAGCCACAACTTAAACGGTTAAATCCCATTTCGGGATTAAAAAATATTTTTAGTAAGAAATCCTTGTTTCAGTTATTAAAAAACTTAGCAAAATTAGGCCTTATTTTTTGGGTTGTTCAATCATCGTCTAATCAGGTTGGGTATTATGCTTTAAATGCTGGAACAGTCGGAACAGAGAAGATTTTCTTTGTCATCCTTGAAATTATCAAAGTCGTCAGTAAGCAATTAGCCATAACACTCATTATTTTAGGAGTTGCCGATTTCGCCTATCAAAAATACGATCACCAAAAGCAATTAAAAATGACAAAACAAGAAATTAAAGATGAGTTTAAGCAAATGGAAGGCGATCCTTATATAAAATCGCAACGAAAACAAAAACACCGCCAGTTAACGAGGCGAATGCTTCGGGATGTGGAAGAGGCGACAGTTGTCATTACGAACCCAACACATTTAGCGGTAGCACTACGCTACGATAAGGGTAAAGACGCTGTTCCAACTGTTGTAGCTAAAGGTGCAGACTATATGGCTGCTTTAATTCGTGAACGCGCAACAGAACACCAAGTCCCTATTATGGAGGACAAACCAGTTGCACGAAGCCTCTTTAAATCAGTTGAAGTGGGACAGTCAGTCCCATTAGATATGTATCAGGCCATTGCAGAAATTTTAGCCATCGTCTATCAGATGGAAGCAATGAAAAAAAATAAAGTCTAA
- the flhA gene encoding flagellar biosynthesis protein FlhA produces the protein MATIFSKNKGRSAAIMDLSVSIFVVIIMIMIVIPLPAVMLDFLLILNLALSFTILLLTLFTKSVLEFSSFPTVLLITTMFRLGLNISSTRLILTVGSAGDVIATFANLVTGNNIIVGAVIFLIIFIIQMIVVTSGSSRVSEVSARFSLDAMPGKQMSIDSDLASGLISEEDAKNRRKDLERETQFYGAMDGASKFVKGDATASIIITIINLIGGILIFTVQNGMGVMEALNQFGKLTIGDGLVSQIPSLLISIASGILVTRSGNAKSFGSSLVPELFSTAKVLFILSGIMLVFSFVPGFPFFLFFMIATAAGAAGYLVNESNQKENNRLAQEERATIAAKRTERHRNHENTIVPHQIDAIAIEIGYGLIEIADETKDENIMNQVLVIRKQFAQELGILLGPIRIRDNLQLGSNEYVIKIKGNEQAKNELFMDKALLLMPDGESVPVKGITAKEPAFGLDALWIETSDRELADLHGLTVVDPLTVMVTHLKETIRQHSHELLGRQEVQALLEGLKEKYNVVVDELIPDVLRLGEVQKVLQNLLKEQIPITDMVTILETLADYGTTVKDSELLTEYVRQALKQTIVQPHLDDTRTLHVVTVHPDAEEMISQSIQKSSAGSIPVLQGDVINHLFDQVKSIHSHLERQGIPHVLLVSPKNRPALRNLLAYNFPELAILSLNEVPNEIAITAEGMVDKVN, from the coding sequence ATGGCAACCATTTTTTCAAAAAATAAAGGAAGATCAGCAGCAATTATGGATTTAAGTGTATCCATTTTTGTGGTCATAATCATGATAATGATTGTCATACCCTTACCCGCGGTAATGTTAGATTTTTTATTGATTCTTAATTTGGCTCTTTCTTTTACGATTTTACTTTTAACGCTTTTTACCAAAAGTGTCTTAGAATTTTCCAGCTTTCCAACTGTACTTTTGATTACGACGATGTTTCGTTTAGGACTCAACATTTCTTCAACTCGGCTTATTTTGACAGTTGGTTCAGCGGGTGATGTCATTGCTACTTTTGCGAATCTGGTAACCGGTAATAACATAATAGTTGGGGCTGTTATTTTTTTGATTATTTTTATTATCCAAATGATTGTTGTGACGAGTGGTTCCAGTCGTGTTTCTGAAGTATCTGCACGCTTCTCTTTAGATGCGATGCCAGGAAAACAAATGTCCATTGATTCAGATTTAGCTTCCGGGCTAATAAGTGAAGAAGATGCTAAGAATCGTCGTAAGGATTTAGAACGCGAGACTCAGTTCTATGGGGCTATGGATGGTGCCAGTAAATTTGTCAAAGGAGACGCTACAGCGAGTATTATTATTACAATTATTAACCTTATAGGCGGTATATTAATTTTTACGGTTCAAAATGGCATGGGTGTAATGGAAGCATTGAATCAATTTGGGAAGTTAACTATTGGAGATGGACTCGTCAGTCAGATTCCCTCCTTACTTATTTCCATCGCATCCGGTATTTTAGTTACCCGTTCTGGTAATGCCAAGAGTTTCGGGAGCTCGCTTGTTCCCGAATTGTTTTCTACTGCTAAAGTATTGTTCATCTTAAGTGGTATTATGCTTGTTTTTTCTTTTGTACCTGGGTTTCCTTTTTTTCTGTTTTTTATGATTGCAACAGCAGCAGGAGCAGCGGGTTATCTAGTAAATGAGAGTAATCAAAAAGAAAATAATCGTCTTGCCCAAGAAGAACGCGCTACGATTGCAGCAAAACGGACAGAGCGCCACCGAAATCATGAAAATACCATTGTCCCTCATCAAATTGATGCGATTGCCATCGAAATCGGATATGGATTAATTGAAATCGCCGATGAAACTAAAGATGAAAATATTATGAATCAAGTCTTAGTCATTCGAAAACAATTTGCCCAAGAATTGGGTATTTTATTAGGACCCATCCGAATCCGTGATAACCTACAGCTTGGCTCCAATGAATACGTGATTAAAATAAAAGGAAATGAGCAGGCCAAAAATGAACTCTTTATGGATAAAGCATTGTTGTTGATGCCGGATGGCGAGTCGGTTCCAGTTAAGGGGATTACGGCTAAGGAACCAGCCTTTGGTTTAGATGCCCTGTGGATTGAAACAAGTGACCGTGAACTCGCTGATTTACATGGTTTAACGGTAGTAGATCCTTTAACAGTGATGGTAACGCATCTCAAAGAAACCATTCGCCAACATAGCCATGAGCTATTAGGACGCCAAGAAGTTCAAGCGTTACTAGAAGGATTAAAAGAAAAATATAACGTGGTCGTAGATGAATTAATACCAGATGTCTTGCGCCTTGGGGAAGTACAAAAAGTCTTACAAAACTTGTTAAAAGAGCAGATTCCTATTACAGATATGGTAACGATTCTTGAAACGTTAGCTGACTATGGGACGACGGTGAAAGATTCCGAGTTGCTAACTGAATATGTACGCCAAGCTTTGAAACAAACGATAGTTCAGCCTCACCTTGATGATACGCGCACGTTACACGTTGTAACCGTTCATCCTGACGCAGAAGAAATGATTAGTCAAAGTATCCAAAAATCATCTGCAGGGTCTATTCCAGTGTTACAAGGGGATGTCATTAATCATCTCTTCGATCAAGTCAAGAGTATCCATTCTCATTTAGAGAGACAGGGGATACCACATGTCTTATTAGTATCTCCGAAAAATCGTCCAGCCCTACGAAATTTGTTAGCATACAATTTTCCTGAGTTGGCCATCTTATCTTTAAACGAAGTACCAAATGAAATCGCCATTACTGCAGAAGGCATGGTAGATAAAGTTAATTAA
- a CDS encoding sigma-70 family RNA polymerase sigma factor yields MINKQTPEEEILTYLPLVEKVAKGMTIKSHQYEYDDLYQFGVIGLLDAMEKYDASKNVAFESYAYTRIRGAIIDEVRRTSPVTRSGMDLLKNYYQTKELLERELEREPKEAEIAAYMDVTVKQLDGIYTTIHHLSAISLEKVIFSKENSHTTIGDYIADNRIEDFDQALILEEEKETLRQAIQTLAGREQEILQLIYVEKLAMKEIAYIYDISIPRVSQIHGKVINKLRDELRRKIID; encoded by the coding sequence ATGATTAATAAACAGACCCCTGAAGAAGAAATTCTCACTTATCTACCTTTAGTAGAGAAGGTAGCAAAGGGTATGACTATTAAAAGCCATCAGTATGAGTATGATGACCTTTATCAATTTGGAGTCATTGGGTTGCTAGATGCAATGGAAAAGTATGATGCTTCTAAGAATGTTGCGTTCGAAAGTTACGCTTACACGCGTATCCGTGGCGCAATTATTGATGAGGTAAGACGGACTTCGCCCGTAACACGTTCAGGTATGGATTTATTAAAAAATTATTACCAAACCAAAGAATTGCTAGAAAGAGAGTTAGAAAGAGAGCCAAAAGAGGCGGAAATTGCTGCCTACATGGATGTGACAGTCAAACAGCTTGATGGTATTTATACAACCATTCATCATTTGTCCGCGATTAGTTTAGAAAAAGTCATTTTTTCTAAAGAAAACTCACATACGACTATCGGTGATTACATTGCTGATAATAGGATTGAAGATTTTGATCAAGCTTTAATTTTAGAAGAGGAAAAAGAGACTTTACGGCAGGCCATTCAAACATTAGCGGGACGCGAACAAGAAATTTTACAGCTCATTTACGTTGAAAAATTGGCAATGAAAGAAATTGCTTACATTTATGATATTTCTATCCCTAGAGTTTCTCAAATTCACGGGAAAGTCATTAATAAGTTGCGTGATGAATTAAGGAGGAAGATTATTGATTAG
- a CDS encoding flagellar basal body rod C-terminal domain-containing protein — translation MIRSIDTLKHHFNLLQKKQEMVSTNISNLNTPDFESLRMIQSTSVEAQLANRMGQPNRGKLVTMGNIPFSKQVSEVYRLPEVNLVDEMAEMIKISRDFEANQKVLHASDETLRRASSEIGKV, via the coding sequence TTGATTAGAAGCATAGATACATTAAAACATCATTTTAATCTGCTACAAAAAAAACAAGAAATGGTTAGTACAAATATTTCTAATCTAAATACGCCAGATTTTGAATCTTTGCGGATGATCCAAAGCACAAGCGTAGAAGCACAGCTGGCAAATCGGATGGGTCAACCAAATCGAGGTAAACTAGTTACTATGGGCAATATACCCTTTAGCAAGCAAGTGTCTGAGGTCTATCGCCTTCCAGAGGTAAACCTCGTAGATGAAATGGCTGAAATGATTAAAATTTCACGTGATTTCGAAGCTAATCAGAAAGTTTTACATGCTAGCGATGAAACATTACGACGAGCAAGTAGTGAAATCGGCAAAGTATAA
- a CDS encoding flagellar hook-basal body protein, which produces MNQSLSISKTGLHAIQYQMDTIAHDIANVNTTAYKAKETSFNELMTNTYVNNNRLLLGDNVELSIQAGTRSHDYTTNFSQGSLVESPGEMQFAISGEGYFQITGKDGRTYYTRDGNFHQDEEGIVKNAHDEVVLMNRDVPAVFNSSEGTLMFAKGENQYTAQGPMEPSRSEILIGYLEASNVNLADAFSQMIIAQRAYGMNLKAAQSTDEIMSLINQFKQ; this is translated from the coding sequence ATGAATCAATCACTTAGTATTTCAAAAACAGGACTCCATGCTATTCAATATCAGATGGACACTATTGCTCATGATATCGCGAATGTTAATACAACAGCATATAAAGCTAAGGAAACCAGTTTTAACGAATTAATGACAAATACTTATGTCAATAATAATCGACTATTACTAGGAGATAATGTTGAGCTTTCTATTCAGGCGGGAACGCGCTCCCACGATTATACTACTAATTTTTCACAAGGGAGTTTAGTAGAAAGTCCAGGAGAGATGCAATTTGCTATCTCAGGAGAAGGGTATTTTCAAATAACTGGGAAAGATGGTCGTACCTATTACACCCGCGATGGAAACTTTCATCAAGACGAAGAAGGCATTGTTAAAAATGCGCACGATGAAGTCGTACTAATGAATAGAGATGTTCCAGCTGTGTTTAATTCTAGTGAAGGAACGCTAATGTTTGCTAAGGGTGAAAACCAGTATACTGCTCAAGGCCCTATGGAACCTTCAAGGAGCGAGATTTTAATAGGTTACTTAGAAGCATCCAATGTTAATCTAGCTGATGCCTTTAGCCAAATGATTATCGCCCAACGTGCTTATGGGATGAATTTGAAAGCTGCTCAAAGCACCGATGAAATAATGAGTCTTATTAACCAGTTTAAACAATAG
- the ftsE gene encoding cell division ATP-binding protein FtsE — MCNQTQKTYFKGIRGIDSVSFSVQEGEFVYLMGASGSGKSTLLKLLYGAEKATSGNIMVCGYDLAKMKRKDLYKLRREIGIVFQDLQLLKRKTVYENIQFALEIVGVPEENMDARIRQTLTLVELADKADCFPEELSGGQMQRVAIARALVNNPRILLADEPTGNLDPQTSREIFRLFMRINRRGTTVILATHDQTIFQRFQHRALTMSDGFLVADESRKEVGSLQYDYHMKDFYIV, encoded by the coding sequence GTGTGTAATCAAACTCAGAAAACATATTTTAAAGGTATAAGAGGAATTGACAGTGTATCATTTTCCGTTCAAGAAGGAGAGTTCGTTTACCTAATGGGGGCAAGTGGTTCAGGGAAGTCCACGCTCTTGAAACTTTTATACGGTGCTGAGAAAGCAACAAGCGGGAACATAATGGTTTGTGGGTATGACTTAGCTAAAATGAAACGGAAAGATTTGTATAAGCTACGCCGTGAAATTGGTATTGTTTTTCAAGATTTGCAATTACTAAAAAGAAAAACAGTGTATGAAAATATTCAGTTTGCTCTAGAAATTGTTGGTGTACCTGAGGAAAATATGGATGCACGCATTCGTCAAACCCTAACACTGGTTGAATTAGCTGATAAAGCAGATTGTTTTCCCGAAGAATTATCGGGTGGGCAAATGCAGCGCGTCGCAATTGCCAGAGCCCTAGTGAATAACCCCCGAATTTTATTAGCAGATGAACCGACAGGAAATCTTGATCCGCAAACTTCTAGAGAAATTTTCCGTCTGTTTATGCGGATTAATCGCCGTGGAACGACGGTTATTTTAGCAACACACGATCAAACGATTTTTCAACGCTTCCAACACCGTGCGTTGACCATGTCGGATGGTTTCTTAGTTGCAGATGAATCAAGAAAAGAAGTAGGAAGTCTTCAATACGATTACCATATGAAAGATTTTTATATTGTATAA